The nucleotide window CCATCACGCTGGTCGTGACGGCGCTTGCCGGGCCGATCATCCGCCTGCTGACGCGGGACTGGACGCAGGGCATGCTCGAGCTGGGCACCATCTTCGCGCTCTGGTGCCTGCCGCAGATCTTCTTCTACGGGCTCTACGCCGTGGTCGGCCAGGTCCTCAACGCCAAGAGCCGCTTCGGCTGGTACATGTGGGCGCCAGTGGTGAACAACGTCGTCGCCATCACTGTGCTGGTTCTCTACATTGTGCTGTTCGGGTCCTTCTCCCGCGCCACCGACAGCCCTGAAGCCTGGACTTCCCAGCAGACCCTGCTGCTGGCAGGTGGCACCACGCTGGGCATCATCCTGCAGGGCCTGGTGCTGCTCTGGCCGCTCAGCCGGTTGGGGCTCGGACTGAAGCTGAAGTTCGGCTGGCGCGGCATCGGCCTTGGGCGCGCGGGCAAGGTGGCCGGCTGGACGCTGGGCACCATGGTCGTGGGCAACTCCGCGTACCTGCTGTACGGCACCATCGCCTCCAGCGCCACGGCCGGGCGTCAGGAAGTCGAGGGCTCGGGGGCCGGGGTTGCCGGCGAGTACGCCCTTAATACCGCGACCCTGATCGCGATGCTGCCGCACTCCGTCGTCGTACTTTCAATCGCCACGGTGCTGTTCAACCAGCTCTCGCGATCCCAGGCCCACGGGCAGCTGGACGAAGTCCGGCAGACCGTGAACTCGGGCCTGCGGAGCATCGGCGTTGCCACCATGTTCGGCGCCGCCGTGATGGTGGTGCTGGCCGGACCGCTGGCACGACTGTTCGCGGGCTCGGGCCCAACCGCCCCCGCTTCGGCCGCCGCGATGGGCCAGCTGCTGGCCGTCCTCGGGGCCGCGATGCCGTTCATGAGCATCTACTTCTTCCTCGGCCGCGTGTTCTACGCCGAAGAGGACGCGAAGACGCCGCTGGTCATGCAGTCCATCCTGTCCGGCACCTGCGTGGTCATCGCGCTGGTCATGGCACAGCTGATGCCCGCCACCGAGATCGTGTTCGGCCTTGCGGTGCTTTTCGCCGTCTTCCATATCCTGTCGGCGCTGCTGGCGCACTTCTTCACGGTCCGGCGGGTGGGCGATTACGGCGCCGGCCAGGTAGCCGAGAGCTACATCCGGATCGGTTACGCGGCCCTCGGCGCCAGTCTCGCCGGCGCAGCCGCGCTGTGGCTGTTCGGCGGTTACCAGGTCGGCGGTTTCGCCATGGTTTCGATCTTCAGCGCCATCGTGACCATCGCCGTCTGCGGCATCGTCATGGCGCTGGCGTACCTGCTCCTGCTCAAGGCCCTGCGGGTGGCCGAACTCCACGATTTCCTGCAACCAATCCTGAGCAGGCTACCGGGGCGCGGTTAACAGAACCGCAAGCCACCCGGTACCACCCGGTAGCATGTAACCAAACGTCCAGGGCGCCCAAACGCCCAACTATTCCGCCTGGAGGAACACGTGCCGCAACCAGTAGATGTGGGGACCTTGCTCGGCGGCCGCTACAAGGTCACCGCGCAGATTCTCGCGTCCGCCGAACAGGACCTGGTGCTCAACGGCGTGGACCAGGTCCTCAACCGTCCGGTCAGCATCCTCGTCGCCGCGCCGGAGAATGCCAGCCAGGCGGCCATGAGCGCCCGCGAGATCGCCACGGGCGAGCGTGCCGGCAGCGTGCAGGTCCTGGACCTGGGCATCACGGACGGCTACACGTACCTCATCACCAACCAGGCCGAGGCGGCGGACCTCCTGGACCTGGTCATCCAGCAGGATGCCGCTCCCTACGTCGAGCCGTTCTTTACGGACACCCTCGGCTCGGAGATCTTCGGCCAAGCCCGCTCGCGCGAGCCGGAGCCCTATGACGAGGATGACTACTACGAGGAAGAGTACGACGACGAGCCGCGCACTAGCCTCCGGGAACGCCTGAACAAGCTGGACCTGCCCAAACTCGGCCGTTCAAACAACGACGGCGGCGCCAAGCCTTTGTTCGGCCGTCGCCCGGGTGCCGGTACGGCGGCCGGAGCCGCAGGCGCGGCAGCCGGCGCCGCTGCAGCTGGTCACTCGGGAACCGGTACGGTCGATGACCGCACAACGCACTTCGGGCGTCCCCAGGCAGACAGCTCCGCGCGTGCAGGCAGCGTCCCCCCGCCGCCCCAGTCGCCGCCGCAGTTCTTCGACGACAACAACCATCCGGTTACCGCACCGGTGGACCAGCCGCGAACGGAACACCGCGAAAATGGTGAAGCCCCCAAGGTCAGCCTTTGGTCGGTCAACGATTACTACGAGGACCGGCCGCAAACCTCCTATCAGCCCGCCGCCGAACCTGCCGCACCGGCCCCGCCGGCGCACAATGCCCGTTCAGAGAAAGACGAGTATGTCCGCTCTGCTTCGATGTTCCCCGCTGGAGCCCGCGGCAATTCGAGGTCGCGCGAAGAAGACTACGAATACGACGAATATGACGACGACGAGAACAACAGCCCGAAAACCTCGCGGCTGCTGATCGGCGGCTTGCTTGCCGTCCTGCTGATTATCGCCGTCGTCATTGCGGTCAACCAGCTGAATCTGTTCCGCGGCGGCCCCGTTGCAGGCGAGAATACCGAAGAGAACAATTCCGCGCCGGCCAATCCGGGTGAAACGAAGGCAGCAGAGAGCGATCCCGCCGAAGATGCCGTAGTGGAGCCCGCAATTGCCGGCCTGGAACGGCTAGTGCCCGATATGCCCAGTCTCGACGCGGAAAACGACGGCAGTCTGCCGGAGGCCATAGACGGCAACCCTGCGACGTACTGGACCAGTTTCCAGTACCAGTCGGACCAGTTCGGCGGTTATGCCTCCAACATGGCCCTGGTTGTCGAACTCGAGGAGTCCTCGAGCATCAGCACCATCGAGCTGACCCAGCTCAGTGGCAGCGGCGGCAACTTCTCGGTGATGCTTAACGATTCTCCGACGCTGGAGGGTGCCCGGCAGGTCGCCCAAGGCAGCTTCACCGCCCAGAAGGCCACTATCCCCGTTCCGGAAGATGAAGGCGCCGCGCCGAAGGCAGAGTACGTCATCATCAACTTCACCCAATTGCCCAGGCTTTCCAATCCCCAGGGCGGTCCGCCTTTTGGTATTCGTATGGCGGAGATCGAAGTTTCGTGATGGCCTCCAGCCGTGCCAGGTGCCCCGCGGCGTCCAGCACGGAATAAGCTTGGCACTTCGCTCGTTGTGACAGTTGGCTAGACCCGGTCAGGACCGGCCGCTATCCGGGCATGACACCGTAAAAACAGGAAGAGGTTCACAAGCAGTGAGCACAGATACCACCACGTCCGTGCGGGACGTCATCATCGTCGGCTCCGGCCCTGCCGGTTACACGGCAGCTGTCTACACGGCGCGTGCCAACCTGAAGCCGCTGCTGATCGCCAGTTCCGTACAGGCCGGCGGTGAACTCATGAACACTACCGACGTCGAAAACTACCCAGGCTTCCCCGAAGGCATCATGGGGCCGGATCTCATGGACACCTTCCAAAAGCAGGCCGAGCGCTTCGGCACGGAAATCCTGTTTGAGGACGTCACCGAACTGGAACTCGATGGCCCCATCAAGAAGGTCACTATCGGCACGGGCGAGACATTCACAGCGAAGTCCGTCATCATCTCCACCGGCTCCGCCTACCGCGAGCTGGGCCTGGAAGATGAAAAGCGGCTTGCGGGCCGTGGGATCAGCTGGTGCGCAACCTGCGACGGCTTCTTCTTCAAGGACCAGGACATCGCCGTCGTTGGCGGTGGGGACTCAGCCATGGAGGAAGCGCTCTTCCTGACCAAGTTCGCTAAGTCGGTCACGGTCGTCCATCGCCGGGACAGCCTTCGTGCCTCGAAGATCATGCAGGACCGGGCGCTGAACCACGAGAAGATCAAGTTCCAGTGGAACTCTGCAGTCACCGGCATCGATGGTACCGACAAGGTAACTGCACTCAGGTTGACAGACACTGTTGACGGGAGCGAGAGCGTGCTGCCCGTGACCGGTGTGTTCGTGGCCATCGGCAATGATCCCCGCGTGGAACTCGTCAAGGGCAAACTGGACCTGACGTCCGAAGGCACCATCGCCGTTGACGGTCGGTCTTCCCGGACGTCTCTCGCAGGCGTCTTCGCGGCCGGCGACGTCATTGACCCGACCTACCGTCAAGCCATCACCGCTTCCGGCTCCGGCTGCGTTGCAGCCATCGATGTCGAGCACTACCTCGCTTCCCTTGAGGATGCCGAAATTCCGGTAGCCGAGCCGGCCACCGTCTAACCCAACTGTTCAGAAGGAGAATTATTATGAGCAACGCTAAAGATGTCACGGATGCCAGCTTCGACGCTGACGTCCTGAAGTCCGACAAGCCCGTCATCGTCGACTTCTGGGCCGAATGGTGCGGCCCCTGCCGTATGCTGACGCCCATTCTGGACGATATTGCAGCGGAACACGCCGGCAAGGTCGAGGTCGTCAAGCTGAATGTGGATGACAACCCTGCGACCGCCGCTCAGTACGGCATTACGTCCATCCCCGCTGTCTATGTCTTCAAGGACGGCAAGGTGGCCGCCACGTCAATCGGCGCCAAGCCGAAGCAGGTTATCGAGAAGGAATTTGCTGAGTTCCTCGGCTAGAAATTATGGATAACGACGCTGCAGACCAGAGTCTGCGCCGTTCGGATACTAGCCGGCGCGTGGTGGCCCTAAGAGAAAGGCTGCTGCGCGCCGGCATTTCCATGGCGTATCTGGCACCGGATCAGGTTAACGATCCGACGGTTTTCGACGACCATGTTGATGCTGCCGTCCGCACGTTCCAGCAGAACCGTGGACTCATGGTGGATGGCGTGGCAGGTCCAGAAACACTAAGGGCGCTGGGCGAAGCACAGTACAACCTGGGCGACAGGCCTATGTTCTGGCAACACGGTATCGACCACACGCGGGGAGATGATGTATCGGAGCTCCAACGCCAGTTGTCCTATCTCGGGTTTTATTACGGCCACATAGACGGCGAGTTCGGCGAACGTACTCATCTCGCCGTGCGGGAACTCCAGCAGAACCTCGGTCTTGAACCTACCGGCGTCGCGGATGCCCCCCTCATCGGAGCGATGGCACGCGTGAACCGCAGCATTAGTCCGAGTCATGCCTTCTCGCTCAGGGACTATGAACGGCTGAACCAGGCTTCCGCAGCGCTCAAGGGCCGCGTCGTTTGTTTGACCGCCGGTCATGGAACCTCCTTCCAATCTTCCGTAACCGACAAGGCAAGCGGACGCCCTTTGACTGAGAAGCTGGTCGCATCCGATGTGATGCGCCGCGTTGAGAGCATCCTGTCCGGCCTCGGGGCAGAAGTAACTGTGGTGGCTGCTGGGGACGAGAAGGCTGCGGACAACCGTGTCCAGTTGATTCGTAAGGTGTCTCCTAGTTTGAGCATCTCAATCAACTGCGATTCGCTGGATCAACCACTGGCCAATGGTGTCTCTGCCTTTTATTGGGGCAAACCGGAAACAGGAGAAATTCGTTCTCCAATCGGTCACCGGGCCGCTGAATTAGTCCTGAAGGAAGTTCTTGCCCGGACTACGGCAACCGACCTGGGGATCCACGGACGCAGTTGGGACATCTTGCGACTGACAAGCATCCCGTCAATCCAACTCGATATCGGTTATCTCAGTAATCCTGACGAAGCCGGCAGACTGGCAGACCCTGTCTTCCGTCAGGTACTGGCTGATGCCATCGTTATAGCTATCCAGCGGCTTTACTTGCTGGAAGAGGATGACGAACCGACAGGTACCTTGGCACTCGATGACGTGCGGCGTTTCAACCCTGAGCGTTGAACCAGAGTTTCACGTGAATCGTTGCCTTGCCAGTTGCGGCCATGGGCCTTTCCCCGGGGACATTGAGTGGGTTTCCAGCATCATGCCGTCGATCCAAACCTGAGCTCTCGCTTGCCGCTATCGGTTGCCCTCCGCGTCTCTGACTACCGCCAGTAGAGGAGAAGGCTCATCTTGGATGGGATACCGGCGGGGCACAAACCAAATGCGACACTCCTGACACGCGCGCTGCTTCCACTACTAAGGATGAGTGCTCGCATTATCGGGGCATCCGATCGAAGTTCACCACCCCTAGGGGCACGGGAAGGCATGCAGCATGTCTGAAATTCGAGCGTTTGATGCGTCCCAATCAGGAGCAGGCCGCGACAGACTGAATGTTCCGCAATCCTCGGCGCTTCAGGGTAGGGGAAGTGTATTTGAGTCCTGTAGGACTCGTCATAGCCATAACCGTTGCCTCCGACTATTTCCCGCGACAGCTGGCGGCTCCCGGCTCCTGGCTGCTCCGGCTACACATATCGATCCATCCAAGGCCGATCGTTGAGACGCGGTGGACCCGCCTATCCAGGATCATGCCAGACAACGAGATCCGAAAGAGGTCGATCCACCGGCTTCCGAGTAGCTCACGCTGATGGTTGTCAGTATGTTGGTGATCGCGGCTCGCCGCGGGTGGGAAGAGTTTGCTCCCAAGATGCGCGTCGCTGCTCCAGGTGAGGAAGACACCGACACTGCGCAAGCCGAGATTGTGTTGCTGGTAGCAAGTCTTGTCATCAACGGCTGCCCCGCATCTCGACAAACTGCGAGGACCGGAAGTGGCGTATGCCCGCAGTTCCTCGAGGTTCCACGTGAAACGGCACTGACCCGCTGAAATCTCATATCATCGACAGGAGGCCTGACATGTGGAAATTCCATCGGACTGGTCTAGCGCAGCCGTATCGGCCGTGGATGTTCTTCCCCTGTCCACTCAACACCACATATATATGGTGCAGGCTCCTCACTGAGCGATGATGGCCGGCGGTGCCCAGCAACATTGGTGGCCGATACGCCCACCCGTCCAGATCGATTAGCTAGCAGCCTGCAGGACACCTCGCGGCAGCTTCGCTCAGGTGCAAAATGCCCCTGAACGGGATTCAATTTGAACCGCCCGTCAAGACGCCGACCGTTCTGGATCGCCGGGGTCTCTATTCGCGATAGCCCTTGCAGTAGCTACCGACCCTGCAGCTAGGAACCCCCGAACGCAAGCTCCAGACGGTTCGATTGTCCTAGCGGTCGTCCTGAGATGGAGGGGACGGTGCCTGCCGGATTTGACTTCTATAACCTGTCGTGGTTTCACGTGGAACAGCTGACTCAATACCATTCGACATCCGGGTCAGTCGTCGACCACACCCATTCGCCTGTCAGAGGACGGCTCACGCAAATTGCTGGCCGACTTGGGTCACAGACAGCGCGGCTATCAGCACTGCATGCCCGTATATGGCTGCAAAGCTCTAACGGGAAGGTGTGTTCCCGCAGAACTCCCGGGATTGCAGGTTCGGGCAGCTCCGGTTTGTGTCCTTGGCTACGGCAATTTCGGTTGTTCAGCGAGACGAACCTGGACCGGTGAACAATACCAACCTCGGCTACGTGTTCGCGTCCTGTCGTATTCCCGGATTCTTCTGTTCCGGAGTTGGCCAGAGTGCGGAATCGAGGCGATCCAATAGGGCATTACGACCTCAACCACTACTGCGATGTCGTAGACGTTGACCCATCCGCTTGTTTGCTTAGCGGGTGCTACCTCATCCTTCTGGGACGGCCGCACTGTAGCTTCTGTCGTCCCCTCAGTTCGTTCGCCAAATCCGCGGTTACAGGTGTCTTGATCGTTCCAGGTGCACTTTCAGCTGCCCGAAACTCACATTCACTCGCCACGCTGCGTTCAAGCGGAATGCCCCGTGCATCTCCACACTGCAACGAACCGGTAGAAGGGCCAGCGTGTTTTGCTGTAAATAGCGAGAGGTCTCTGCTGCTTTGTTGCCAAAGTTCCACGTGAAACTGTGTAAGCAGGTGGCCCGCTGATTCTGATCACTCTGCGCTACTCGTATACGCAGCCGTACGAGGTACTTGCACCCGACTCTGCTTCGGTGAGCCGCCGCTGCAAGATAGTGCCGGCATGTAGCGTGTTGAGAAAATTTGAATCGGTAGCATTCCGCGTGACAAGTGCCTGTCGCACTAGGACCACACCTATAGTGGTTCACTGGCACTGACCCGGTTGAGAGAATCATGCAATGCCGAGTACAGTCGCCTTTCTGTGCTCCCGTCTCCACAACGCAAATTGACGGCGGTTCCAGAGAAGGAACATAGATTTAGGCCGTGCGTTTGAGGAGCTGCAGCTGCCGATCACCTTGACCTATGCCCGGGGGCGCCAGCTTGGGATCTTTCAGCTGTGTCCCTGTCTCCAGCTGGACTGCTGGATCTCTGCGTTCTCCGCCATGCCATGTGATGCAATGAGGAGAGTGCGCAGTACGGTCATACATGTGTGTCGCCGCTTGCACCCGGCCATTGCGTACATGTACCACGTGAAACCATGCTTCGCAT belongs to Arthrobacter crystallopoietes and includes:
- a CDS encoding ABC transporter substrate-binding protein: MPQPVDVGTLLGGRYKVTAQILASAEQDLVLNGVDQVLNRPVSILVAAPENASQAAMSAREIATGERAGSVQVLDLGITDGYTYLITNQAEAADLLDLVIQQDAAPYVEPFFTDTLGSEIFGQARSREPEPYDEDDYYEEEYDDEPRTSLRERLNKLDLPKLGRSNNDGGAKPLFGRRPGAGTAAGAAGAAAGAAAAGHSGTGTVDDRTTHFGRPQADSSARAGSVPPPPQSPPQFFDDNNHPVTAPVDQPRTEHRENGEAPKVSLWSVNDYYEDRPQTSYQPAAEPAAPAPPAHNARSEKDEYVRSASMFPAGARGNSRSREEDYEYDEYDDDENNSPKTSRLLIGGLLAVLLIIAVVIAVNQLNLFRGGPVAGENTEENNSAPANPGETKAAESDPAEDAVVEPAIAGLERLVPDMPSLDAENDGSLPEAIDGNPATYWTSFQYQSDQFGGYASNMALVVELEESSSISTIELTQLSGSGGNFSVMLNDSPTLEGARQVAQGSFTAQKATIPVPEDEGAAPKAEYVIINFTQLPRLSNPQGGPPFGIRMAEIEVS
- the murJ gene encoding murein biosynthesis integral membrane protein MurJ encodes the protein METQSTARASAVMAAGTLVSRVLGFVRTSLLAVAIGANTTMGDIFEKANTIPNIIYLLLAGGVFNVVLVPQIIKASKNNDDGGADYISRLLSLTLLVLAAITLVVTALAGPIIRLLTRDWTQGMLELGTIFALWCLPQIFFYGLYAVVGQVLNAKSRFGWYMWAPVVNNVVAITVLVLYIVLFGSFSRATDSPEAWTSQQTLLLAGGTTLGIILQGLVLLWPLSRLGLGLKLKFGWRGIGLGRAGKVAGWTLGTMVVGNSAYLLYGTIASSATAGRQEVEGSGAGVAGEYALNTATLIAMLPHSVVVLSIATVLFNQLSRSQAHGQLDEVRQTVNSGLRSIGVATMFGAAVMVVLAGPLARLFAGSGPTAPASAAAMGQLLAVLGAAMPFMSIYFFLGRVFYAEEDAKTPLVMQSILSGTCVVIALVMAQLMPATEIVFGLAVLFAVFHILSALLAHFFTVRRVGDYGAGQVAESYIRIGYAALGASLAGAAALWLFGGYQVGGFAMVSIFSAIVTIAVCGIVMALAYLLLLKALRVAELHDFLQPILSRLPGRG
- a CDS encoding N-acetylmuramoyl-L-alanine amidase, which translates into the protein MDNDAADQSLRRSDTSRRVVALRERLLRAGISMAYLAPDQVNDPTVFDDHVDAAVRTFQQNRGLMVDGVAGPETLRALGEAQYNLGDRPMFWQHGIDHTRGDDVSELQRQLSYLGFYYGHIDGEFGERTHLAVRELQQNLGLEPTGVADAPLIGAMARVNRSISPSHAFSLRDYERLNQASAALKGRVVCLTAGHGTSFQSSVTDKASGRPLTEKLVASDVMRRVESILSGLGAEVTVVAAGDEKAADNRVQLIRKVSPSLSISINCDSLDQPLANGVSAFYWGKPETGEIRSPIGHRAAELVLKEVLARTTATDLGIHGRSWDILRLTSIPSIQLDIGYLSNPDEAGRLADPVFRQVLADAIVIAIQRLYLLEEDDEPTGTLALDDVRRFNPER
- the trxB gene encoding thioredoxin-disulfide reductase codes for the protein MSTDTTTSVRDVIIVGSGPAGYTAAVYTARANLKPLLIASSVQAGGELMNTTDVENYPGFPEGIMGPDLMDTFQKQAERFGTEILFEDVTELELDGPIKKVTIGTGETFTAKSVIISTGSAYRELGLEDEKRLAGRGISWCATCDGFFFKDQDIAVVGGGDSAMEEALFLTKFAKSVTVVHRRDSLRASKIMQDRALNHEKIKFQWNSAVTGIDGTDKVTALRLTDTVDGSESVLPVTGVFVAIGNDPRVELVKGKLDLTSEGTIAVDGRSSRTSLAGVFAAGDVIDPTYRQAITASGSGCVAAIDVEHYLASLEDAEIPVAEPATV
- the trxA gene encoding thioredoxin, whose product is MSNAKDVTDASFDADVLKSDKPVIVDFWAEWCGPCRMLTPILDDIAAEHAGKVEVVKLNVDDNPATAAQYGITSIPAVYVFKDGKVAATSIGAKPKQVIEKEFAEFLG